The Pangasianodon hypophthalmus isolate fPanHyp1 chromosome 5, fPanHyp1.pri, whole genome shotgun sequence genome includes a window with the following:
- the LOC113525658 gene encoding activin receptor type-1 isoform X4, producing the protein MVDGIMILLLVALMVLPAASVEDKATVNDFECVCEGQSCGSNGRCFGQQCFSSVSIRNGTTLRQKGCIVGTEEEAVQCGSSPLDSGIMVQCCQGTLCNSNLTVELPSSDKDSTQHVCVCEGAECSSGGQCVGEQCFSSVTVTNGNLQHRKGCFSASQRGGANCDTPSSPDSIIKCCKGHLCNANITVEPPARDTETKLLPKEHECVCEGRSCVRGERCKGQQCFSSLTVSDGVLVHQKGCFTVYEQGRMTCKTPPSPDQIVECCQAHLCNMNLSVALPVRVVEGPNYSVTTLAIVIVAPVIVLIILSTVAILIFRRIHRNHMERLTARDAEYGTIDGLIASNVGESTLADLLDHSCTSGSGSGLPFLVQRTVARQITLNECVGKGRYGEVWRGQWQGENVAVKIFSSRDEKSWFRETEIYNTVLLRHENILGTSTCSVQLAVLGLNTIRNKNINVHNVRLIQISFSLRTGFIASDMTSRNSSTQLWLITHYHEMGSLYDYLQLSTLDAPACLRMALSIASGLAHLHVEIFGTQGKPAIAHRDLKSKNILVNKNGQCCIADLGLAVMHYQDTNELDVGNNPKVGTKRYMAPEVLDDSIQVDCFESYKRVDIWAFGLVLWEIARRTVSNGIVEDYKPPFHDVVPSDPSFEDMKKVVCIDQQRPNIPNRWFSDSTLTSIAKLMKECWYQNPSARLTALRIKKTLTKIDNSLDKIKADI; encoded by the exons ATGGTCGATGGCATCATGATCCTCCTGCTTGTGGCCTTGATGGTTTTACCAGCTGCCAGTGTGGAAG ATAAAGCGACGGTGAATgactttgagtgtgtgtgcgagggGCAGTCATGCGGCAGCAACGGCCGCTGCTTTGGCCAGCAGTGCTTCTCTTCTGTCTCCATCCGGAATGGGACGACCCTGCGACAGAAGGGGTGCATTGTGGGTACGGAGGAAGAGGCGGTACAGTGCGGAAGCTCCCCACTGGATTCTGGCATCATGGTGCAGTGCTGCCAGGGTACACTGTGCAACAGCAACCTCACTGTGGAGTTGCCAAGCTCGG ATAAGGACTCCACacagcatgtatgtgtgtgtgagggagcgGAGTGTTCGAGTGGGGGGCAGTGTGTAGGAGAGCAATGCTTCTCTTCCGTCACAGTCACCAACGGAAACCTGCAGCACCGTAAAGGCTGTTTCTCTGCCTCCCAGAGGGGCGGGGCTAACTGTGACACACCTAGCTCACCTGATAGCATCATTAAATGTTGCAAAGGCCACCTGTGTAATGCCAACATCACAGTGGAACCCCCAGCTAGAG acacagagacgAAACTGCTTCCAAAAGAGcacgaatgtgtgtgtgagggccgTTCTTGTGTGAGGGGTGAGCGGTGTAAGGGACAGCAGTGTTTCTCGTCTCTGACTGTGAGTGACGGAGTGCTGGTCCATCAGAAGGGCTGCTTTACTGTGTACGAGCAGGGTCGCATGACCTGCAAAACCCCGCCCTCACCTGACCAGATTGTCGAGTGCTGCCAGGCTCACCTGTGTAATATGAACCTCAGCGTGGCTCTGCCTGTCCgag tgGTAGAGGGCCCTAACTATAGTGTAACAACATTGGCCATCGTAATTGTGGCTCCAGTGATTGTCCTCATTATCCTTTCAACGGTGGCCATCTTGATTTTCCGTCGAATCCACCGTAACCACATGGAGCGGCTTACAGCCCGCGATGCTGAGTACGGCACCATTGATGGGCTCATCGCATCCAACGTTGGTGAAAGCACACTTGCG gaTCTGTTGGACCACTCATGCACATCAGGCAGCGGTTCTGGACTGCCTTTCTTGGTACAGAGAACAGTCGCCAGACAGATTACACTGAacgagtgtgtgg GGAAAGGGCGTTATGGAGAGGTGTGGAGAGGTCAGTGGCAGGGTGAGAACGTAGCTGTGAAAATCTTCTCCTCCCGAGACGAGAAGTCCTGGTTCCGTGAGACTGAGATCTAcaacacagtgctgctgaggCATGAGAACATTCTGGGTACGTCCACCTGTTCTGTTCAGCTGGCTGTATTAGGATTAAATACAATACGAAATAAGAATATTAACGTTCATAATGTAAGATTAATAcaaatttctttctctcttcgtACAGGCTTTATTGCATCAGACATGACGTCTCGTAACTCTAGCACTCAGCTATGGCTGATCACACATTACCACGAGATGGGCTCGCTGTACGACTATCTGCAGCTGAGCACGCTGGATGCCCCGGCCTGCCTGAGGATGGCGCTGTCCATCGCCAGCGGCCTGGCGCACCTGCATGTAGAGATCTTCGGCACACAGGGCAAGCCGGCCATAGCTCACCGAGACCTGAAGAGCAAGAACATCTTAGTGAATAAGAATGGCCAGTGTTGCATCGCCGACCTCG GCCTGGCAGTGATGCATTACCAGGACACAAACGAGCTGGATGTGGGGAATAACCCTAAGGTGGGCACCAAACGCTACATGGCCCCCGAGGTGCTGGATGACTCCATTCAGGTGGACTGCTTCGAGTCATACAAACGAGTGGACATCTGGGCTTTCGGCCTCGTGCTGTGGGAGATCGCCAGACGCACAGTCAGCAATG GTATTGTAGAAGACTACAAACCTCCCTTCCATGACGTAGTGCCTAGTGACCCCAGCTTCGAGGACATGAAAAAGGTGGTGTGTATAGACCAGCAAAGACCCAACATCCCCAACAGATGGTTCTCAGATTCT aCTTTAACATCCATCGCCAAACTCATGAAAGAGTGTTGGTACCAGAACCCGTCGGCGAGGCTCACGGCTTTGCGCATCAAAAAGACTCTGACAAAAATCGATAATTCTTTGGACAAAATTAAAGCGGACATTTGA
- the LOC113525658 gene encoding activin receptor type-1 isoform X3 encodes MLTCQSAMVDGIMILLLVALMVLPAASVEDKATVNDFECVCEGQSCGSNGRCFGQQCFSSVSIRNGTTLRQKGCIVGTEEEAVQCGSSPLDSGIMVQCCQGTLCNSNLTVELPSSDKDSTQHVCVCEGAECSSGGQCVGEQCFSSVTVTNGNLQHRKGCFSASQRGGANCDTPSSPDSIIKCCKGHLCNANITVEPPARDTETKLLPKEHECVCEGRSCVRGERCKGQQCFSSLTVSDGVLVHQKGCFTVYEQGRMTCKTPPSPDQIVECCQAHLCNMNLSVALPVRVVEGPNYSVTTLAIVIVAPVIVLIILSTVAILIFRRIHRNHMERLTARDAEYGTIDGLIASNVGESTLADLLDHSCTSGSGSGLPFLVQRTVARQITLNECVGKGRYGEVWRGQWQGENVAVKIFSSRDEKSWFRETEIYNTVLLRHENILGTSTCSVQLAVLGLNTIRNKNINVHNVRLIQISFSLRTGFIASDMTSRNSSTQLWLITHYHEMGSLYDYLQLSTLDAPACLRMALSIASGLAHLHVEIFGTQGKPAIAHRDLKSKNILVNKNGQCCIADLGLAVMHYQDTNELDVGNNPKVGTKRYMAPEVLDDSIQVDCFESYKRVDIWAFGLVLWEIARRTVSNGIVEDYKPPFHDVVPSDPSFEDMKKVVCIDQQRPNIPNRWFSDSTLTSIAKLMKECWYQNPSARLTALRIKKTLTKIDNSLDKIKADI; translated from the exons GTCTGCGATGGTCGATGGCATCATGATCCTCCTGCTTGTGGCCTTGATGGTTTTACCAGCTGCCAGTGTGGAAG ATAAAGCGACGGTGAATgactttgagtgtgtgtgcgagggGCAGTCATGCGGCAGCAACGGCCGCTGCTTTGGCCAGCAGTGCTTCTCTTCTGTCTCCATCCGGAATGGGACGACCCTGCGACAGAAGGGGTGCATTGTGGGTACGGAGGAAGAGGCGGTACAGTGCGGAAGCTCCCCACTGGATTCTGGCATCATGGTGCAGTGCTGCCAGGGTACACTGTGCAACAGCAACCTCACTGTGGAGTTGCCAAGCTCGG ATAAGGACTCCACacagcatgtatgtgtgtgtgagggagcgGAGTGTTCGAGTGGGGGGCAGTGTGTAGGAGAGCAATGCTTCTCTTCCGTCACAGTCACCAACGGAAACCTGCAGCACCGTAAAGGCTGTTTCTCTGCCTCCCAGAGGGGCGGGGCTAACTGTGACACACCTAGCTCACCTGATAGCATCATTAAATGTTGCAAAGGCCACCTGTGTAATGCCAACATCACAGTGGAACCCCCAGCTAGAG acacagagacgAAACTGCTTCCAAAAGAGcacgaatgtgtgtgtgagggccgTTCTTGTGTGAGGGGTGAGCGGTGTAAGGGACAGCAGTGTTTCTCGTCTCTGACTGTGAGTGACGGAGTGCTGGTCCATCAGAAGGGCTGCTTTACTGTGTACGAGCAGGGTCGCATGACCTGCAAAACCCCGCCCTCACCTGACCAGATTGTCGAGTGCTGCCAGGCTCACCTGTGTAATATGAACCTCAGCGTGGCTCTGCCTGTCCgag tgGTAGAGGGCCCTAACTATAGTGTAACAACATTGGCCATCGTAATTGTGGCTCCAGTGATTGTCCTCATTATCCTTTCAACGGTGGCCATCTTGATTTTCCGTCGAATCCACCGTAACCACATGGAGCGGCTTACAGCCCGCGATGCTGAGTACGGCACCATTGATGGGCTCATCGCATCCAACGTTGGTGAAAGCACACTTGCG gaTCTGTTGGACCACTCATGCACATCAGGCAGCGGTTCTGGACTGCCTTTCTTGGTACAGAGAACAGTCGCCAGACAGATTACACTGAacgagtgtgtgg GGAAAGGGCGTTATGGAGAGGTGTGGAGAGGTCAGTGGCAGGGTGAGAACGTAGCTGTGAAAATCTTCTCCTCCCGAGACGAGAAGTCCTGGTTCCGTGAGACTGAGATCTAcaacacagtgctgctgaggCATGAGAACATTCTGGGTACGTCCACCTGTTCTGTTCAGCTGGCTGTATTAGGATTAAATACAATACGAAATAAGAATATTAACGTTCATAATGTAAGATTAATAcaaatttctttctctcttcgtACAGGCTTTATTGCATCAGACATGACGTCTCGTAACTCTAGCACTCAGCTATGGCTGATCACACATTACCACGAGATGGGCTCGCTGTACGACTATCTGCAGCTGAGCACGCTGGATGCCCCGGCCTGCCTGAGGATGGCGCTGTCCATCGCCAGCGGCCTGGCGCACCTGCATGTAGAGATCTTCGGCACACAGGGCAAGCCGGCCATAGCTCACCGAGACCTGAAGAGCAAGAACATCTTAGTGAATAAGAATGGCCAGTGTTGCATCGCCGACCTCG GCCTGGCAGTGATGCATTACCAGGACACAAACGAGCTGGATGTGGGGAATAACCCTAAGGTGGGCACCAAACGCTACATGGCCCCCGAGGTGCTGGATGACTCCATTCAGGTGGACTGCTTCGAGTCATACAAACGAGTGGACATCTGGGCTTTCGGCCTCGTGCTGTGGGAGATCGCCAGACGCACAGTCAGCAATG GTATTGTAGAAGACTACAAACCTCCCTTCCATGACGTAGTGCCTAGTGACCCCAGCTTCGAGGACATGAAAAAGGTGGTGTGTATAGACCAGCAAAGACCCAACATCCCCAACAGATGGTTCTCAGATTCT aCTTTAACATCCATCGCCAAACTCATGAAAGAGTGTTGGTACCAGAACCCGTCGGCGAGGCTCACGGCTTTGCGCATCAAAAAGACTCTGACAAAAATCGATAATTCTTTGGACAAAATTAAAGCGGACATTTGA